gaggagaaatgctgTTACTTTAACTCTTACTTCCTCCTCAAAGTGGAGGATGCATAGCACATAGCTTATTGCTCAGCCAAGTTGTCAGTTAATGGCACGTCCTACCCCACTTTTGGTGATGGCAAGCTGTGGATTCTGATGGTTCTGTTCTGTGGTCACTAATGCTTACCTAGCTTCCTTTCCTAGCTGCTAATTCCCACTCTTTTGCCTGTGTTAGCACAGATCTGTCAGTTCAAGGGGTGATTTCTGACACAAATATTTATCAGGTttggggttgattttttttgtgggtttttttcggACTGCACCAAATCTTACTTCTGCATTCTTTATGGAAACTTCTACAGTGTTCGTGCAGTTAGGTGCTGCTCTGCCTTCAAGACCCAGCTAAGAACACAAGACATATTAGCATTAGGATATAGAAGTAGTTGTCTGCCCTTTTGTTAGGTGTTAGTACCAGAGTCATAGCCTTAACTTTTGCATCTTTAGTGGCAGCATTCTAGATTGCGGATCTTCCCTTCTGatttcctctctgctccctcctttgTTGTGTCTGGATGGTGGCAAAGTGTTGTGTTATGCCTTGAAAAGGAGAGGGCACCTCAAAATTTACTTGTGTGCGGTAGTGGCGGCCCAGACTCTGAGCACTGGGTGTGGGCGAGTACAGGCAGGTCAGTGGGAAGGTTGGGCAACACAGCCTTTCTTTGTCTCTTCATATCAAAGGCAAAAAGACAAATGGCCTGTGACTCTGCAGAGTGATAAAACTGACTCTCCTGGGCAAAGGTAAAGCCTTCAGCTAAGAAGAGGTGAAAACATAATTAGCTTATTATTAATATAGTATTGAAGACctgtgtattttcatttataagaaTGTGGTAgtaatgttggggttttttccttatgttttttAATTGATCATATACATGTTTCTAGTAAatgatcattaaaaaaaaaaaaagaagaaggaactATGTTAAACTTTTGGGTTTTGGTAATTCAGTAACTTCCTTTCAAACAGTAGTACAATTCTGATTtgtggttgttttggttttttttctctcccttgccttgctgccaTGTGTTACAAAAAGTTCATGACACAACTCCATTTGCGATCCAAGCAGAGGTTACACTGAAGACAAACTTTTTTGGAACCAGGAATGTTTGCACAGAATTGTTGCCTCTCATGAAGCCTTATGGTAAGTGCAACATAACAAGtagaaaaatgatttttttatgaaTTTTCATCCTTATGAAATGGGAAAATCCTGTCCTGTCTCAGAAGCACACTGGCCCGTAGCAAGAGcgtaccttgctgtaccttttGTAAGAGAACAGGTGGACTTTCTCGACCCCCAAAATGTGTCTGCTGCGTATATTTAAATCTACTTTCAAGATGGTCACATTCTTCTGTTATGGGTGGAAGTGGAATTGTCATGGTGCCTTCAAGAAGACATGAAGAATTACCTGTGTTCTGCCTATGGTATCTGCATATGTAAATTGGCTTTACTTCAGAAAGGACCTTTTGATGATATAGATAGGGTAAGGAAGTACTCAGAAACAATGTTTCATGTCACGGGCCTGTTCTTGCTACTGCTGAAGGAATCTTCCTAACAGGCTGTTGGTTTGTCTCTGTCTAGGTCGCAGCCTTTGCTGTACGTTCAACTGGGTAGTGATGTAGTTATAAATGGTACTCAAAGATGTACTTTAAAAGTTACCATGATTTGGTGacattttcttccagttccTCCTAACACTTTACCAAAAATGGTAAATGGAATTGACTGTGTTTAGAGATGATAGATGCATCGATAGTAAAGAGGTGTTGGCAACGTGCAAATAATCTGTACTTGTTGGATGACTGTATTGCCCAGAATGCTCCTGCTCTTGAAACCTGGAGCACTAGAAGTGCCCTGAATACTGCTGACATATCATGGATGATTTTAAAGGAGGGTATTTGGATCCAATACCCACACCAGATCTAAGGGGTTTTTAAAAGTACAGTTCTTTTCAGGACTTATCACTAGATGTCTTCGTAGGTATTTGGATAAGTGCTTGATGCTGTAAATGAAATGTAGTCTGTACTAACATTTAACTATGTttttagtagaaaaaaaatcaagtagaTGAGAGAGAATTTGGAAATTCCTAGTCCCtcgggaggaaggaaaggacacaataaaataatttggggGGCTGGTAGGGGAAAGAGTAAACAGTGCCAAAGTTGCAATTTAGTTTTCTTGCACTAAGGGTGAAGGAGGAGTGTGTAAATAAAGTCATTAACAGAAAGGATTAATTTCTGTAGCTTTTCAAATTTAAATCCTGGTATTCATTCTCTATTTCATCAAGGGAATGGCTATGAACTAGCAAGAAAGAGGGAAACTAACGTAATTTGGGGGAACATGGGTTAATTTTTGATTAATCTGATTCATTCTGCTGTACTGAAGTGCTGAGAGATAAATAGCCTACTGCAGTTTTGCATGTTGGGATTTGTAAATCTTCAGGTATTCTGTAAACAAACTGGTGATCTCACTGCAATAAAAATTAGTTTGCTTAGTTGAACTGTGTATTATCCTTGCTTTTAAGGTATGTTCTCAAGGCACTTCACTCAAGCTGTTGTGGAAGTGAGAATGTTTTCCACTAGAACTTAGTCTGGCTTCCGTTACTGAGAAAACCCCTTACTACTATGAACATGCCTACAGATTTTAACAGGCTATTTCCTGAAAGCATACCTGAAGTTTGATAGGTGCTTTTACAGATTCATACTTTAAATTACCCTTTGTTGTGGAATTCACTAGAAAAGCTTGACATTAACTGTGATCTTCCAGAAGCTCTGCAAAATAGACTGTACAAATTATTTTACAGGTATTCATTGAAGAAGTGAATATGTAACTGTAGAGTAAGCCCACTTCAGTTTCTGGGCTTGTTTAGTGTGCGTAAAAGTAATCAGTCTTTGTTCTCTCTTACTAGGTAGAGTGGTGAATGTCTCCAGTATGGTAAGTAGCTCAGCTCTGAGAGGCTGCAGCCAAGAACTACAGCAAAAGTTTCGCAGCGACACGATCACTGAGGATGAGTTAGTAGAACTCATGACCAAATTTGTGGAAGATGTCAAGAAAGGTGTGCATGATAAAGAGGGTTGGCCAAATACTGCGTACGGGGTATCCAAGATTGGTGTCACGGTCTTGTCCAGGATTCAAGCCCGGATGTTAAAcgagaaaagaaaaggtgacCACATCCTTCTCAATGCCTGCTGTCCTGGATGGGTGAGAACAGATATGGCAGGGCCTAAAGCCACTAAATCACCAGAGGAAGGGGCTGAGACACCAGTTTACTTAGCTCTCTTGCCTTCAGGTGCTGATGGTCCTCATGGCCAGTTTCTCAGTGACAAAACTGTTCGCACCTGGTGAGTTTATGTATGTGGACCCATGCAAGTGGTAATAGGACCGTGGATTGTCCTGTGCCTTGGTAGGAAGCATTTAGCCAGAGTAGTTTCATCCtgtccacagcagcagcaggatccTTTATCATTACAATAAGGGTTACATTCATGGTACTTCTCTATGATTAAGTCTACACTAGAGTAGTCCCAACAGTCTCTATTAGCCTGCTCACAGCATTGACTGTGTAGCCTGAAATATGATTTGTGGGTGTTCCAGCTCAGATGATACAGGATAATTTGGTATTGCCCTAATGCAGAGGTGCCTGACTTTGTTTACCTGAATTTACTCTTTATTAAATCATTGCCAGCCTTTCTCCCGCTCCTCCTGAGACAGATCTCTGACATGGAGTTGGGATGTGGAAGCAGATGCCTTACACTTTCTCAGAACAATAGATCTCTCTCCAGGGACCATAGTTGCTTCTGGGGGTTATACAGGGTTTCTCAAAGTGGGAGGGATTGTTTTTAAAGCTATGGCCTAACCAGCTGGGGGGGTTTGCATAGAAGATCAGAGGAGAATTGCTGCTGTACAGAGATTCCTTATCAGTACAAAATGGAActggatgaaaataaaaatagcagtgATATACTAATAACAGCAAAACTTAATCAGTTTGCTTTATTgatatgtatataaataaatgatTACTTATTCATTTGTATCCATCCAAGTGGCTTACTCTGATTCTAAAAATGTATCATGTATGAAAACAGTTTCATTTCTGCAGCAAAGTTTGTAGCTGGAATGTGTTGTGTTTGGACTAcataaagataataaaatacagaactCATAGACCAAACTAGTCTTCAGGACTTCCAGTTTACTTATTGCGCACCTAGAagtttctttattaaaaacCTGGATTAACTGATCTCTACATAGCAGAGAAAATAAGCTGTGAATGTTGCAATATTACTACAGCATAGGACTGAAATACATAATTATCATGGTAGCTAAAACAGGTCATCTCAGCAAAATTACTAGTGGAGGAAACAGTGATGTGGAAAGTACTAAAtttgctttctcattttaaatgctGGTTCTTACACTTCACGTGCTTAATCTTGAAAGGTTGCCACAGCATTTCACGGTGTAAAGGTGGAACCATGCGGTGGCAGAGACAGCCTGGGGGTAGTGCAGGGCACCCCTGGCTGCAGGGGGCTGGAGTAAGATGGGGTTTGGTCATTCCCAGGCTGTACCCCAGCAGCTCTATCTccaccctgccctgccagccagCGCAAAAACCATCATGAGGGAGCTCCGGGGGCCCTGCACCACCTTACCCTGAGGGCAAGGTGCACACAGGGCTGCACTCCATGGGGGGAGGCTGCTGTGCTCcttttgctgtgaaaaagcTGGAAACAATTGCCTATAAAGCTGTCATTAGTAAAAACAAATCAGCAGCAGGCGTATTAATTCTTAATCAGGAGTCAGCAAGACAATGCCAAAGTGACTTAGCTGACTGGGTTTTGCTTTGGCTTCCCATGGCACAGTTTGTGTTCAGGAAAGCCTTGGATCAAAAGACATTGGACATAAATAATATGTGTGGTTTTAGCAATCACTTATCAGCACTGAACAAAGGTGTGATTATTAGTTGATCCTTTTAAGGATACAGCGGCTATTGTTTTTATGAAAATGGAAGTATTGCCAAATAAGTCATGCTCTAGAACTGATTGAAGAACAGGATGACTGCTGGCCCAGAATTTCTCCTGTTAATTTTGTTCTCCATGAAGAAAACAGTCTCTGAGGCCTTGAGTTTA
This genomic window from Phaenicophaeus curvirostris isolate KB17595 chromosome 1, BPBGC_Pcur_1.0, whole genome shotgun sequence contains:
- the LOC138728523 gene encoding carbonyl reductase [NADPH] 1-like; translation: MSSVPVAVVTGSNKGIGLAIVQALCKQFQGDVYLTARDPGRGQEAVAKLQGEGLRVLFHQLDIDDLQSIRALRDFLKQKYGGLNVLINNAGIAFKVHDTTPFAIQAEVTLKTNFFGTRNVCTELLPLMKPYGRVVNVSSMVSSSALRGCSQELQQKFRSDTITEDELVELMTKFVEDVKKGVHDKEGWPNTAYGVSKIGVTVLSRIQARMLNEKRKGDHILLNACCPGWVRTDMAGPKATKSPEEGAETPVYLALLPSGADGPHGQFLSDKTVRTW